In uncultured Desulfobacter sp., one DNA window encodes the following:
- a CDS encoding TonB-dependent receptor, with translation MSDSKFDEFSDAKGTYDDNDKSYAPHYTYAVGLKYRGDGGFYAGVNVTGYGKSYLDNANEYEMDAYELVNAKIGYEWEHVDFYIYGKNILDEEYYHENVSMVSFSDSREIGARLTYRF, from the coding sequence ATCAGCGATTCGAAGTTTGACGAATTCAGCGATGCAAAGGGGACTTATGATGACAATGACAAATCCTACGCCCCTCACTATACCTATGCGGTTGGTTTGAAATATCGTGGAGATGGAGGATTCTATGCCGGCGTGAACGTGACCGGCTACGGGAAATCCTATCTGGACAACGCCAACGAATACGAGATGGATGCCTATGAGCTGGTCAATGCCAAAATTGGCTACGAGTGGGAACATGTTGATTTCTATATCTATGGCAAAAATATCTTGGATGAAGAGTATTACCATGAGAACGTTAGTATGGTCAGTTTCTCTGACTCGAGAGAAATTGGCGCTCGTTTAACCTATCGATTCTAA